One part of the Arabidopsis thaliana chromosome 1 sequence genome encodes these proteins:
- the ZW18 gene encoding Putative serine esterase family protein — translation MLHRLRWFIGLSKRSREAKTLDAKPYISKVKPVLMVDTVQEIAIYIHRFHNLDLFQQGWYQIKITMRWEDGDNVTRGIPSRVVQYEAPDSGANDSYGVWKIVDKDNSFLTQPFRIKYARQDIRLCMMISFTLPLERYEGSATSAAILKFELMYAPSVDNASAKQLDTSPVAVHEFRIPPKALTGLHSYCPVHFDTLHAVLIDVSVHISVLKSAAYKRPASLSSGVSNSKNVSGSSAQSFKKALGLLASADKKLVSFVKALLGARGILLEEMQRLSKAVGQTIDLSDFVSNMNNVQLSNSTSTGSGQGKEQNSLENLNITFDLTSDDWLHELSKDHLSRIFHLLGTQLHYLWNTLLGFHRDNHTKILEYLRDIWTKDRRAEWSIWMVYSKVEMPHHFINSGMTDILNQSAHKRASGVLNEPAQIAATRAELHRRSIAQMRINNRSIQDMHILGDPMRVPIVIIERVLNAPRRTLSDNSYLRHMDLLDSSLLNGHKDEAEKTKVTNSQQSARELKIVVFVHGFQGHHLDLRLVRNQWLLIDPKIEFLMSEANEEKTHGDFREMGQRLAQEVVSFLKRKKDRYARQGHLKSIKLSFVGHSIGNVIIRTAIADSLMEPYRKYLHTYLSLSGPHLGYLYSTNSLFNSGLWLLKKLKSTQVIHQLTLTDDPDLRHTFFYKLCKQKTLENFKNIILLSSPQDGYVPYHSARIESCQPASFDSSKRGVAFLEMLNNCLDQIRGPVPEAPHQQRVFMRCDVNFDMTVYGRNLNSFIGRAAHIEFLESDIFARFIMWSFQDLFR, via the exons ATGTTACACCGTCTTAGATGGTTTATTGGATTGAGTAAAAGAAGTAGAGAAGCCAAGACGCTTGATGCGAAACCTTACATATCCAAGGTTAAGCCAGTACTGATGGTTGACACGGTTCAAGAGATTGCGATTTATATTCATAGGTTTCATAACCTTGATCTTTTCCAGCAAGG ATGgtatcaaatcaaaatcaccatGAGATGGGAGGATGGTGATAACGTAACTCGTGGTATTCCTTCACGAGTCGTGCAATATGAAG ctCCTGATTCCGGTGCTAATGACTCATATGGAGTGTGGAAGATAGTTGATAAAGATAATAGTTTCTTAACACAGCCTTTCCGTATCAAATATGCAAGGCAGGATATTCGTCTGTGTATGATGATCTCATTTACTCTGCCACTGGAACGATATGAG GGGTCAGCTACATCTGCTGCTATATTAAAGTTTGAGCTCATGTATGCTCCCTCTGTAGATAATGCATCAGCGAAGCAATTAGATACTTCTCCTGTTGCAGTTCATGAGTTCCGTATTCCTCCTAAAGCTCTTACAGGCTTGCATTCATACTGTCCAGTGCATTTTGATACACTTCACGCAGTTCTTATTGATGTGAGTGTCCACATCAGTGTATTGAAATCGGCTGCTTACAAACGACCTGCAAGTCTATCAAG TGGCGTAAGTAACAGTAAAAATGTCAGTGGCAGCAGTGCTCAGTCTTTTAAGAAA GCACTTGGTTTGCTTGCTTCTGCTGACAAGAAACTGGTGTCATTTGTTAAAGCATTACTTGGAGCTCGTGGTATTTTACTCGAGGAAATGCAAAGACTTAGCAAGGCAGTTGGTCAGACAATAGACTTGTCTGACTTTGTATCAAATATGAACAATGTTCAGTTATCTAACTCAACAAGTACCGGTTCAGGACAAGGCAAGGAACAAAACAGTCTTGAG AATTTGAATATTACATTTGATTTAACAAGTGATGACTGGCTTCATGAACTCTCGAAAGATCATCTATCCCGTATATTCCACTTACTGGGCACCCAACTGCATTATCTTTGGAACACACTTCTGGGATTTCACCG GGATAATCACACAAAAATACTTGAATATCTTCGTGATATCTGGACTAAAGATCGGAGAGCTGAATGGTCAATATGGATGGTGTACTCTAAGGTTGAAATGCCccatcattttataaatagtgGAATGACAGATATCTTAAACCAGAGCGCGCACAAAAGGGCCTCAGGCGTGTTGAATGAA CCGGCCCAAATTGCAGCTACACGTGCTGAACTTCACCGTCGGAGTATTGCACAGATGCgg ATTAACAACCGTTCAATACAAGACATGCATATACTTGGAGATCCTATGCGGGTTCCTATTGTTATCATTGAACGTGTCTTGAATGCACCAAGACGCACTTTAAGTGATAATTCGTATTTGAGACATATGGATCTGCTTGATTCTAGCTTGCTAAATGGGCACAAGGATGAagcagaaaaaacaaaagtcactAACTCCCAGCAAAGTGCCCGTGAACTAAAAATCGTCGTATTTGTTCATGGTTTTCAG GGGCATCACTTGGACTTAAGGCTTGTCCGGAATCAGTGGCTTCTGATAGATCCAAAGATAGAGTTTCTCATGTCTGAGGCAAATGAGGAGAAAACACATGGTGATTTCAGGGAAATGGGACAAAGGCTCGCTCAAGAAGTTGTTTCTTTCCTTAAGAGGAAAAAGGATAGATATGCAAGACAAGGGCATTTGAAAAGCATcaaattgagttttgttgGTCATTCTATTGGCAATGTCATCATCAGAACAGCAATTGCCG aTAGTTTAATGGAACCATACAGGAAGTATCTACACACATATCTATCGCTTTCGGGTCCGCACTTGGGGTATCTGTACAGTACAAACTCCTTGTTTAATTCCGGGCTTTGGCTACTGAAGAAGTTAAAGAGTACACAAGTTATCCATCAGCTTACACTCACAGATGATCCTGATCTCCGGCATACTTTCTTTTACAAACTCTGCAAG CAAAAGACATTGgagaatttcaaaaatataattctcCTCTCATCGCCTCAG GACGGTTATGTTCCATATCACTCAGCAAGAATCGAGTCATGCCAACCTGCTTCTTTCGACAGCTCGAAAAGGGGAGTTGCCTTCTTGGAAATGCTGAATAATTGTCTGGACCAAATACGTGGACCGGTCCCCGAAGCACCTCATCAGCAAAGGGTGTTCATGCGCTGCGACGTCAACTTTGACATGACCGTTTATGGTCGTAACCTGAACTCATTCATCGGACGTGCTGCTCACATCGAGTTTTTGGAGTCCGATATATTTGCTAGATTTATAATGTGGTCATTCCAAGATCTTTTCCGCTGA
- the ZW18 gene encoding Putative serine esterase family protein (ZW18; INVOLVED IN: biological_process unknown; LOCATED IN: mitochondrion; CONTAINS InterPro DOMAIN/s: Protein of unknown function DUF3657 (InterPro:IPR022122), Protein of unknown function DUF676, hydrolase-like (InterPro:IPR007751); BEST Arabidopsis thaliana protein match is: Putative serine esterase family protein (TAIR:AT1G09980.1).), which translates to MLHRLRWFIGLSKRSREAKTLDAKPYISKVKPVLMVDTVQEIAIYIHRFHNLDLFQQGWYQIKITMRWEDGDNVTRGIPSRVVQYEAPDSGANDSYGVWKIVDKDNSFLTQPFRIKYARQDIRLCMMISFTLPLERYEGSATSAAILKFELMYAPSVDNASAKQLDTSPVAVHEFRIPPKALTGLHSYCPVHFDTLHAVLIDVSVHISVLKSAAYKRPASLSSGVSNSKNVSGSSAQSFKKALGLLASADKKLVSFVKALLGARGILLEEMQRLSKAVGQTIDLSDFVSNMNNVQLSNSTSTGSGQGKEQNSLENLNITFDLTSDDWLHELSKDHLSRIFHLLGTQLHYLWNTLLGFHRDNHTKILEYLRDIWTKDRRAEWSIWMVYSKVEMPHHFINSGMTDILNQSAHKRASGVLNEPAQIAATRAELHRRSIAQMRGHHLDLRLVRNQWLLIDPKIEFLMSEANEEKTHGDFREMGQRLAQEVVSFLKRKKDRYARQGHLKSIKLSFVGHSIGNVIIRTAIADSLMEPYRKYLHTYLSLSGPHLGYLYSTNSLFNSGLWLLKKLKSTQVIHQLTLTDDPDLRHTFFYKLCKQKTLENFKNIILLSSPQDGYVPYHSARIESCQPASFDSSKRGVAFLEMLNNCLDQIRGPVPEAPHQQRVFMRCDVNFDMTVYGRNLNSFIGRAAHIEFLESDIFARFIMWSFQDLFR; encoded by the exons ATGTTACACCGTCTTAGATGGTTTATTGGATTGAGTAAAAGAAGTAGAGAAGCCAAGACGCTTGATGCGAAACCTTACATATCCAAGGTTAAGCCAGTACTGATGGTTGACACGGTTCAAGAGATTGCGATTTATATTCATAGGTTTCATAACCTTGATCTTTTCCAGCAAGG ATGgtatcaaatcaaaatcaccatGAGATGGGAGGATGGTGATAACGTAACTCGTGGTATTCCTTCACGAGTCGTGCAATATGAAG ctCCTGATTCCGGTGCTAATGACTCATATGGAGTGTGGAAGATAGTTGATAAAGATAATAGTTTCTTAACACAGCCTTTCCGTATCAAATATGCAAGGCAGGATATTCGTCTGTGTATGATGATCTCATTTACTCTGCCACTGGAACGATATGAG GGGTCAGCTACATCTGCTGCTATATTAAAGTTTGAGCTCATGTATGCTCCCTCTGTAGATAATGCATCAGCGAAGCAATTAGATACTTCTCCTGTTGCAGTTCATGAGTTCCGTATTCCTCCTAAAGCTCTTACAGGCTTGCATTCATACTGTCCAGTGCATTTTGATACACTTCACGCAGTTCTTATTGATGTGAGTGTCCACATCAGTGTATTGAAATCGGCTGCTTACAAACGACCTGCAAGTCTATCAAG TGGCGTAAGTAACAGTAAAAATGTCAGTGGCAGCAGTGCTCAGTCTTTTAAGAAA GCACTTGGTTTGCTTGCTTCTGCTGACAAGAAACTGGTGTCATTTGTTAAAGCATTACTTGGAGCTCGTGGTATTTTACTCGAGGAAATGCAAAGACTTAGCAAGGCAGTTGGTCAGACAATAGACTTGTCTGACTTTGTATCAAATATGAACAATGTTCAGTTATCTAACTCAACAAGTACCGGTTCAGGACAAGGCAAGGAACAAAACAGTCTTGAG AATTTGAATATTACATTTGATTTAACAAGTGATGACTGGCTTCATGAACTCTCGAAAGATCATCTATCCCGTATATTCCACTTACTGGGCACCCAACTGCATTATCTTTGGAACACACTTCTGGGATTTCACCG GGATAATCACACAAAAATACTTGAATATCTTCGTGATATCTGGACTAAAGATCGGAGAGCTGAATGGTCAATATGGATGGTGTACTCTAAGGTTGAAATGCCccatcattttataaatagtgGAATGACAGATATCTTAAACCAGAGCGCGCACAAAAGGGCCTCAGGCGTGTTGAATGAA CCGGCCCAAATTGCAGCTACACGTGCTGAACTTCACCGTCGGAGTATTGCACAGATGCgg GGGCATCACTTGGACTTAAGGCTTGTCCGGAATCAGTGGCTTCTGATAGATCCAAAGATAGAGTTTCTCATGTCTGAGGCAAATGAGGAGAAAACACATGGTGATTTCAGGGAAATGGGACAAAGGCTCGCTCAAGAAGTTGTTTCTTTCCTTAAGAGGAAAAAGGATAGATATGCAAGACAAGGGCATTTGAAAAGCATcaaattgagttttgttgGTCATTCTATTGGCAATGTCATCATCAGAACAGCAATTGCCG aTAGTTTAATGGAACCATACAGGAAGTATCTACACACATATCTATCGCTTTCGGGTCCGCACTTGGGGTATCTGTACAGTACAAACTCCTTGTTTAATTCCGGGCTTTGGCTACTGAAGAAGTTAAAGAGTACACAAGTTATCCATCAGCTTACACTCACAGATGATCCTGATCTCCGGCATACTTTCTTTTACAAACTCTGCAAG CAAAAGACATTGgagaatttcaaaaatataattctcCTCTCATCGCCTCAG GACGGTTATGTTCCATATCACTCAGCAAGAATCGAGTCATGCCAACCTGCTTCTTTCGACAGCTCGAAAAGGGGAGTTGCCTTCTTGGAAATGCTGAATAATTGTCTGGACCAAATACGTGGACCGGTCCCCGAAGCACCTCATCAGCAAAGGGTGTTCATGCGCTGCGACGTCAACTTTGACATGACCGTTTATGGTCGTAACCTGAACTCATTCATCGGACGTGCTGCTCACATCGAGTTTTTGGAGTCCGATATATTTGCTAGATTTATAATGTGGTCATTCCAAGATCTTTTCCGCTGA